A portion of the Enterobacter sp. SA187 genome contains these proteins:
- a CDS encoding oligogalacturonate lyase family protein, whose product MAKGDRVQLHYYEYTDEDTGARVIRLTPPDIICHRNYFYQKCFLDEGRQLIFAGEFSGTRNYYLLDIASGEAKQLTEGPGDNTFGGFLSPDEQYLYYVKGERNLMRVTLATQEESVVYRVPDDWVGYGTWVANSDCNKLVGVEIHRDSWRPISDWTVFQEFYAEQPRCRVIRISLENGERETLLEENQWLGHPIYRPFDDNTVAFCHEGPLDQVDARMWLMNEDGSHIRKAKEPAPGESYTHEFWVPDGSALMYVTYVKDSPVRWLCRVNGDNGEDEKLIAMPPCSHVMSNDSGTLVVGDGSGKPIDIADNAGYGDATDPYLYLFDIARKQTHKVARHSSSWRVLDGDRQVTHPHPSFTPDEKQVLFSSDKDGLPALYLADIPDHVLRSIHS is encoded by the coding sequence ATGGCGAAAGGGGATAGGGTTCAGCTTCATTATTATGAATATACCGATGAGGATACCGGCGCACGGGTTATTCGCCTGACGCCGCCGGATATTATTTGTCATCGTAACTACTTCTATCAAAAGTGTTTCCTGGATGAGGGACGCCAGTTAATTTTCGCCGGCGAGTTCAGCGGCACGCGCAATTATTATTTACTCGATATCGCCAGCGGCGAAGCAAAACAGCTTACCGAAGGGCCGGGGGATAATACCTTTGGCGGTTTTCTTTCACCGGATGAGCAATATCTTTATTACGTGAAGGGCGAGCGCAATCTGATGCGCGTGACGCTGGCGACGCAGGAAGAAAGCGTGGTGTATCGCGTACCGGACGACTGGGTGGGTTACGGCACCTGGGTGGCGAATTCCGACTGCAACAAACTGGTGGGCGTGGAGATTCATCGCGACAGCTGGCGACCCATCAGCGACTGGACCGTCTTCCAGGAGTTTTATGCCGAGCAGCCGCGCTGCCGGGTGATCCGCATCTCGCTGGAAAATGGCGAGCGGGAAACCCTGCTGGAAGAAAATCAGTGGCTCGGGCACCCCATTTACCGTCCTTTCGACGACAACACGGTGGCTTTCTGCCACGAAGGGCCGCTGGATCAGGTGGATGCCCGCATGTGGCTGATGAACGAAGACGGCAGCCACATCCGCAAAGCCAAAGAGCCTGCGCCGGGGGAGAGCTATACCCATGAATTCTGGGTGCCGGACGGCTCGGCGCTGATGTACGTCACCTACGTCAAGGACAGCCCGGTGCGCTGGCTGTGCCGGGTAAATGGCGACAACGGTGAAGATGAGAAGCTGATCGCCATGCCGCCGTGCTCGCACGTGATGAGCAACGACAGCGGCACGCTGGTGGTGGGCGACGGCTCCGGTAAACCCATTGATATTGCCGATAACGCGGGCTATGGCGATGCCACCGATCCCTATCTTTACCTGTTCGATATTGCCCGCAAGCAGACGCACAAAGTGGCGCGCCACAGCTCGTCATGGCGCGTGCTGGACGGCGATCGGCAGGTGACGCATCCGCATCCGTCGTTCACGCCGGATGAAAAACAGGTGTTGTTCAGCTCCGATAAAGACGGCCTGCCGGCGCTGTATCTGGCGGATATTCCAGACCACGTATTACGCAGCATTCATTCCTGA
- a CDS encoding DUF805 domain-containing protein, whose protein sequence is MDWYLKVLRNYIGFRGRARRKEYWMFILVNIVLTAVLGIVDNILGFQRGSGEGVLTTIYGVLIFLPWWAVQFRRLHDTDRSAWWLLLLLIPVIGWLVIIAFNCQSGTPGENRFGPDPKQVP, encoded by the coding sequence ATGGACTGGTATTTAAAAGTTCTCAGGAACTACATTGGGTTTCGCGGGCGTGCGCGCCGCAAAGAGTACTGGATGTTTATTCTGGTCAACATCGTGCTGACCGCGGTGCTGGGGATTGTGGATAATATCCTGGGGTTTCAGCGGGGCAGCGGCGAAGGCGTGCTGACCACAATTTATGGTGTGCTGATTTTTCTGCCGTGGTGGGCGGTGCAGTTCCGTCGTCTGCATGATACTGACCGCTCGGCGTGGTGGTTGTTATTGCTGCTGATCCCGGTGATCGGCTGGCTGGTGATCATCGCCTTTAACTGCCAGAGCGGTACGCCAGGCGAAAACCGTTTTGGACCGGATCCAAAACAGGTCCCCTGA